The genomic region TTTGACTCGGTGCGGTTGCGCGATATCGCGGCCGAGGCCGGTGTGACGACCGGCATGATCCAGTACTACTTCGATAGCCGGCAATCGTTTCTCGTGGCCGCGCTCGAGAAGGTCGGCCTCGACCAGATCGACTCATGGTCCCAGATCTGTGAGGTAGAGGCCGACCCCTGGCAGCGGCTGACACTGCTGATCGCCGCGTGCGCCGATCCCAACCAGGACGTGGCCGTCGAGCGCTCCACGGCCTGGGTGGAGTTCTGTGCCTGCGCCTGTCGCCATACCGAACTGCGTGAAATCTTGACCGCGGTGAACCAGCGGTGGCGCGACGTGGTTCTCGACACCATCCGGCTCGGCCGCGTCAGTGGTGCGTTCCGGCCCGTTCTCGACGACGAGACGATCGCCGACGCGATCGTGGCCCTGCTCGACGGCTGCGAGATGTCGATCGGATCGCAAGCCGGTTTGGTCACCTCGGATGCTGCCCGAGCGGTGGCTACTGCGGTGGCTGAGCAGCTCCTGAACCGGGCGACGCATTGACGTCGTGATTGACAGTTGCGATCGGCCCGGTTCGCCGCGCCGAAACTCCTGGCCTCACAGTGCGATGTACTTCGTGTCGAGGTATTCCTCGATGCCTTCGCTGCCGCCCTCACGCCCGAAGCCCGACTGGTTGATGCCGCCGAACGGTGCTGCGGCATCAGATATAACCCCGCGATTCACGCCGACCATACCGCTGTGCAGCCTGTCCGCCACCCGCAGTGCCCGGTCGATGTTCTGTGTGTAAAAGTAAGCGGCCAAACCATATTCGGTGTCATTGGCCGCCTCGATACCGTCCTGTTCGGAGTCGAATGCCACCACCGCCGCAACGGGGCCGATGATCTCTTCTTTGAGAAGCCGGGCATCGCGAGGGATCTGGTCGAGCACCGTTGGTGCATAGAAGTAGCCCGGTCCGTCGATCGGATAGCCGCCCGTACGAACGCGTGCACCGCGGCCGGTGGCGTCATCGACAAGTGCCGCACCCATGTTGCGCTGGTTGGCGTTGATCAACGGCCCGATGCTCGTCGTTGGTGAATCGCCGGGATCCGCGATCATCATGGCAACCCGCGCCGTCAACTTATCGGTGAATTCACAGACGACGCTGCGCTGGACATGGAAGCGGTTGGCGGCCGTGCACGCCTGTCCGCCGTTGCGCATCTTCGCTGCGATGGCACCGTCGACAGCGGCGTCGACGTCGGCGTCGTCGAACACTACGAATGGAGCGTTGCCGCCGAGTTCCATTGAGGTGCGCAACAACCGGTGTGCAGAATCGCCCACCAGGATCCTGCCGACCCGCGTCGACCCGGTGAAGGTCAGTTTGCGTAGGCGGGGATCGTTGATCAAGGGCACTGTCAGCGCCGCAGCCTGTGAGGTGGGCAGGATCGTGAGCACGCCCTCAGGCAGCCCGGCGTCGGCGAACACCTGGCGCAACAACTGCATGGTCAGCGGGGTCTCTTCGGCAGGCTTGACGACGATGGCGCACCTGGCCGCCAGGGCGGGGCCAATCTTGCGCGTGCCCATGGCCAGGGGAAAATTCCAGGGAGTGGTCGCCAGAACCGGCCCCACCGGGATCTTGGACACCACGATGCGGCCGTTGCCGCCGGGCGCCGCGGAGTACCGACCAGGCCGTCTTCTGCCGCCGCGTCGGCGACGTGGGCCACGATCTGCTCGCTGGACGGGCCGTAGACGGGGAAGGTCGCTCCGGCCTCGGCCTGGACTTGCCGGCCGCCCGACCACAGGTCGGTCGGCACGGTATCGGCGATGGTGGTGGCCAGGCTCATCGGTGCTCCTTGTCCCAAGATTCGATATACGTTCTCGTAACGAGATTTCGGCGAACCGGCAGACGGTAATCCACGCACACAGCGCATCGCCATCGTGCTCGGGCACGAACGGCTGCTAGTTCACCAACATGCGGTACGGGCCGGATCGCGATCCGGCGACCCCGCGCCGACGTCATACTCCACCACGGTCAAGGCGGTGACGTTCGTGCCACCACACGAGGACTTCGAAGGGGTAGTCCATGTCACTGTTGATGCCGGCAGCACCGCTTACCGCACGTGGCATACGCGCGAAAGCAGGCGTGTCAGCGGCGAGTTCGCCGTGAATGCCGCATGAGGCCGGGTCCGGCGCCTAAGGAGATCTCCCATGTCGACGAGGATCGACTTTCCCACTCTGTTCAGCCCACTGGATGTGGGTCCGATGCGGCTGAAGAATCGGATCTTCTCCTCCGGGCACGACACCGTCATGGCCGACCATGGCGAGGTCACCGATCAGCTCGTCGCCTACCACAGCGCCCGCGCAGAGGGTGGGGTTGGCCTGATTGTGATGCAGGTGGCCGGCATTCACGAAACAGCCCGCTACACCTCCCACGTGTTGATGATCACCGACGACTCCTGTATCCCCGGATATCGAAGACTTGCCCAGGCGGTCCACGAGCATGACTGCAAGTTGATCTCCCAGATCTTTCATCCGGGCCGCGAGATCATGGAGTCCCAGGACGGTGCGCTGCCGGTGGCTTTGGCCCCGTCAGCGGTGCCGAACGAACGCTTCCGCGTCATGCCGCGCGCTGTCGACGTGGAGTTGCTCCGCGAGATCATCGACGGCTACGCCAGCGGAGCGTTGCGCCTGAAGAAGGCGGGCCTCGACGGTGTCGAGATCGTGGCCAGTCATGGTTATCTGCCTGCCCAGTTCCTCAACCCGCACATCAACCGGCGCGATGACGAGTACGGTGGCTCGTTGCAGAACCGGGTGCGGATGCTGCGCGAGACCATCGCGGCCGTCCGAGCCGCGGTCGGACCTGACTTCGTTGTCGGCGTGCGTATTTCGGCCGACGAACATTCCTTCGACCGAACCTCTGAAGACGATGTACTCGAAACATGCCGAATTCTCGATGCCGACGGACTCATCGACTATCTCAGCGTCACCGCGGGCACCTCCGCATCACTCGGCGGGTCTACTCACATCGTGGCACCGATGAGATTCGAGGCCGCCTACACCGCCGCGTCGGCGGCCCTGGTCAAGAAGGAAGTCGCGGTGCCGGTCTTCGTGGCAGGCCGGATCAACCAGCCGCATGAAGCCGAAATGGTGCTCGCGGCCCAACAGGCCGACGCCTGCGCGATGACCCGCGCGCTCATCTGCGATCCGGAGATGCCCGTCAAAGCCGCCACGAACCGCGTCGATGAGATCCGAGCCTGCATCGCCTGCAACCAGGCGTGCATCGGCCACTTCCATCTGGGGTATCCAATCTCCTGTATCCAGCGCCCTGAGACCGGACGCGAACTGGAGTACGGGAGACTGCTGACGGCGGTCATGCCGAAGAAGATCATGATCGTCGGTGCCGGGCCGGCCGGTATGAAGGCAGCTGTGGTGGCCGCGCGACGCGGACATCGAGTCAGCCTCTATGAGGCTGCCGGGCGTATGGGTGGACAGGTGCTGCTTGCCGAACGCCTGCCCCACCGTGCCGAATTCGGCGGGGCAGCAACCAACCTCATCTCCGAGGTGACGAGCCTGGGCATCGACGTGCACACCCGCGTGACTGTCGATGTCGACCTCGTCTACCGCGAACGCCCCGACGTCGTGATCGTGGCCACCGGGGCTACTCCGTACCGTCCAGCACTTGAACTCGACGACGCTCTACCGGTGTTCGAGGCCTGGGATGTGATCACCACCAATGCTGCCGGCCTGCCCAAGGGGCGAATCGTCATCGCCGACTGGCGCTGTGATTGGACCGGCCTCGGGGTCGCGGAACTGATTGCCCGCAGCGGTGGCCGGCGCGTCACGCTGTGTGTGAACGGCTATGCGGCGGGGGAGACGATCCAGCAGTACACCCGCAACGTGATGCTGGGGGCGGTGTATGAGGCCAATGTCGAGATCGTGACCAATGTGCGTCTGTATGGTGCGGACGAGGACACGGTGTATCTGCAGAACACCCTGACCGCACAGCCGGTGATCATCGAGGAGGCGGCCGCACTCGTGTTGGCCATGGGTCACCGCCAACAGGATTCGCTGTATCACCAACTGAAGTCAGCCGGCGTCGATGTGCGCGCGATCGGTGACTGCCAATCGCCGCGGACAGTCGAGGAAGCCACGCTTGAGGGCCTCAAAGTCGCAGCAGCACTGTGATGGCCGGTCGAATCAGCGCATCGTGGGCCGGTAATGGACACGGCGGAACATCCGTCCCGCCGAAGGCGAAAGGGTAGAAATCCATGAGTGTGTATGAAGTAACCGATCCAGCCACCGGCGAGGTCGTCAGGCACTACCCGACCGCGACCGACGACGTCATCGAGCAGGCTCTGGCCACTGCCGATCGCACCTACCGGCAGTGGTCGACGACCTCGACCGTCGACGACCGGGCCGCTTTGCTCCGACGAGTGGCTGATCTGCACCGCACACGCAAAGACGCACTGGCGCAGATCATTCGGCGCGAGATGGGCAAGCCATTGGACCAAGCGGTCGGCGAGGTGGAGTTCAGCGCTGCGATCTACGGTTTCTACGCCGAGAACGCCGCACACTTCCTCGCTGACGAGCACATCGAGCTAATCGAAGGCCATGGCAGCGCATTCGTGCGGCGCCGCGCACTGGGCGTGCTGCTGGGGATCATGCCGTGGAACTACCCCTACTATCAGGTGGCCCGCTTTGCCGGACCGAACCTGGTGCTGGGCAACACGATCCTGCTCAAACACGCACCGCAGTGTCCGGAATCCGCGGCCGCTCTGCATCAGATCTTCGGTGACGCCGGTTTCCCCGAGGGCGCCTATGTCAATATCTATGCGACCAACGACCAGATCGCCGATGTGATCGCCGACCCACGAGTGCAGGGCGTCTCCCTGACCGGTTCGGAGAAAGCGGGAGCCGCGGTCGCTGAGATCGCCGGCCGCAACCTGAAAAAGGTTGTCCTCGAACTCGGCGGCTCGGATCCGTTCATCGTGCTGTCCACCGACGACATCGACCGGACCGTGCAGGCCGCGGTGGCCGGCCGACTCGAGAACACCGGCCAGGCCTGCAACGCGGCCAAGCGAATCATCGTCGCTGCCAACATCTACGACGAGTTCCTCGCCAAGTTCACCGCAGCGGTACTGGCTCAGACGGACGGGCTGGCCCCCTTGTCGTCGGTTTCCGCCGCTGAGCGCCTCGCCGAGCAGGTCGACCGCGCTGTCGCAGACGGCGCCCGGCTCGCCACGGTAGGCCAACGCAATGGGGCGTTCTTCCCGCCCGGAGTGCTCACCGATGTGTCGCCTCATTCGAAGTCCTACCGCGAAGAGTTCTTCGGTCCGGTGGCAGCGGTATACAAGGTGGCCGACGAGGACGAGGCTGTGGCTGTCGCCAACGACACCCCCTTTGGCCTGGGCTCCTACCTGTACACCACTGACGCCGAGCAGGCTCAACGCGTCGCAGACCGGCTCGAGGCAGGCATGGTGTTCATCAATGCCGTAGGCGCAGAGGGGGCCGAGCTGCCGTTCGGTGGCGTCAAGCGTTCCGGATTCGGACGCGAACTCGGCCGCTACGGGATCGATGAGTTCGTCAACAAGAAGCTCATTCGGATCGGCTGAGCCCTCAGGCGATGTAGGTGCGCTTGGCGTCGACGGCTGCGATCGCCTCGATCTCGACCAGCATGCCCTCCACCAACAGCTGGGAGGACACCGCGGTGGAAGCCGGCCACGGGGCCTGGAAAAACTCCCGACGGACCTGTTGGAAAAGCGCGTAGTGCGCAGGGTTCGCGACATGGACGGTCATCTTGATCACCGAGTCCAGGCCGGCACCGTGGCCGGCCAAGGCGGCCTCGACGTTACGTAGCGCTTGGCGGGTCTGGGTGGTGAACTCAAGCGACACGAGCTCACCGTCATCGCCGAATCCGCCTTGGCCGGCGGTGTAGACGAGGTCGCCGATGCGCGCAGCCTGACTGTACTCGGCATTGACAGCCCAGGTGAACGGTGATCTCCGGATTTCGATCTGTGTTTCGGTAGCCATGAATGTCCTCGGAGTCGGCGCGGAATATCAGCTGCGCAGCCACCTGCCGCGGCCGCTGCTTGCGACCAGGTTGCCACGATCATCCCGGCCAACGGGTCAGTGCTGAGGTATGAAGTTGATGCCTATTGCCGTACCCTGATACCGCAGGCTCGATGCGGGATCACCAGTAATCTTCAGGGACGATCCAGCATGGGACGGTCAGGAGTGGGATGCCTTCGGAACTCACCGTTGCCGACCTCATGGCAATGCGTCAACTGGGGTCCCGCACCATCGCCGGGGTCGGTGGGCTCGACCACAAGGTGGTGTGGGCTCATTCGTGTGAACTCGACGATCCGTGGCAATGGCTGGCTGCGGATGAGTTACTCATGACCACCGGAATGTGCATACCCCCGGACCGACGCCAGCAAGTCGAATTCATCCAAAAGCTCTCTCAGGCAGGAATAGCCGGCATCGCGATCGGCGACGACCTCAAGGCCCCACCACTGAGCCCCGCTATGCTGGCCGAGGCCGATGCCCTGGACTTCCCCGTCCTGATCGTGTCGCACGCCACCCCGTTTTCTGCACTTGGCCGCGCGGTGGCGGTGGCTGCGCAGAGCGAGCAGGTCAGCCGTATCGCACGGCTGAGTAGGCTCTACGAAGTGGCCCGATCCGCCACGCTCGTGGAAACAACTCTTCTCCAACGCCTTTCGGAAGAACTGGCGTACGAAATGCACGTCGTCGACGTGGAGTTCGGGACTGAAGTCCTCGGCGGGGTAGCTCCGTTGAGCGCGCGGGTGATTGCCCAGCTGTGCGGCCGCGTCGCCGACACCTTCGAGCGGTTGCCTGCGCGCCTGACCTTCACCGAAGGCTCGGCATCGGTCACCGCTTGGGCGCTGCCCACCCATCGTCGCTGCATGCTGGTCACCATCGGAGGCTCCGATGTCGATGTCGACGTGTTCGGACTACTGCACGCTCAAGGCCTGATCGCCATCGAAGTGGAACGCGCCACCCGCGAACGTGAGCACAGTGACGAGACCGGCTCGGTGCTGCTCCTGCAGATCGTGGACGGCACAGTGGGTTCCGACGCGGCTCAGCCGCGGCTGGAACAGGCCGGCATCGCCGACCAGAAGTGGATCGCCATCAGCTTCGACGCCACCCATCTGCGCAGGGCGCGGACGATGCTCGGAGACCGTGCCACCCAGACGTTGTCCTGTGTGATCGGCGAAGAGGGATTCGTCGTCCTGACGGCAGCCGACAGCGATCCCTGTATCGAACTGCTCAGCTCCCACATCCCGAACCTCGGTGTGTCGGCCAGCACCTCAACGGTGCAGCGTCTACCCGACAGCTTGCGTCAAGCGCGCTGGGCGCTGCAGGCCGCACGCGCCGACGGTAGCGCTGTTGCCGAATATTCCACTGCCGCGCCATTGTTTCTGCCACGGACGATCACCGATGCGCACTTCGCCGCCCGCGCGGTGCTGGGTGAGCTGATGGACCACGATGAGGCCAGCCAGCCACAACTGATCGAGACGCTCGAGACGTTTCTCTCCCTGGACCGCAGCTGGTCGGCGACTGCGGCCAAACTGATGATCCACCGTCAGACACTGGCTCACCGCCTCAAGAGGATCGAAGCGCTGACCGGGCGCAGTACGAAAAGCTCGGCTGATATTGCATCGTTCTGGATGGCGCTGGTGGCGCTGCGTATCAGCCGCGGAACATTGCGCGGCTGAGCGGGTTTCGTGGATCAGTCGCCGGCCGCGGTGGCATGGTGGATCTGCTCTGCGGCGCGACGTCCGCTGCGTAGTGCCCCCTCCATGAGTCCTGTGTTGTCGGGGTCGGTGTACTCGCCGGCGAAGAAGATGTTGCCGACAGGACGTTCGAGTGCGTCGGCGTCCGCGGAGCAGAAATCCGGAGCATGATTGGCGTACGCGCCCCGGGCCCAGGGGTCCAGATGCCAAGCGGTCAGCGTCGCGTCGGTGTCGTGGAATTCGAGGTCAGGACGAAGCTGGCGGGCGCGTTGGGCCCAGGTTTGCGGCCCGTGCTCAACCTGGAGCCTGTTGAGAAAGCCCAGATGGCCGCCGAAGCAATTGAGGACCGGGGACACCCTGGCGTCGCCGTCGTTGGCCGTCCAGGTCCAGAATCGGTCACGGACACTCATCACCGCGCTGGTGGACGGTGCGGAACGCAGCGGTAGATGCAGTTTGGCGGCGTTGCCCTGCACGAGGTGGCTCAGAGCGGCTCGCTTCCAAGCCGGCAGGTCGATCTCGATCGCATGCTGCTGCAGGAGGATGAAGGGGACCGCGACGATGACGTAATCGAATGGGTGACCGCCCTGATCGGTGGACACGGTGACGCCTTCGTCGGTTGCTGTGATCGCGGTGACCGGGCAGGCCAACGTGATGCGGTCGGCGACCTCAGCGGCCAGGGCATGGGCCAGTCGCTGGTTTCCACCGGCGATGCGCCAGCTCTGGGCCGGTTCGGTAGAGCCGACATTAAACAGGATGCCGCTGGAGTCGAGCACCTCAGCACCCACGGCCGCGGAGATCTCGATGCGCGCTTGCAGGGCGGCCCGGTTTTCGGGGTCGTCGTTGAGTGTGTCGAGCAGGTCCGCGACCGATATCGGGCGGGTCAGGTTCCGAGCAGCATCGATGGCACGGGCGCCGAACGTGGCCAGCGTCTGAGTGGTGACTGCGGGCAGTTCGGGGGTTTCCCGGACGTAGTAGCTCATTCCGCTGTCGGCCAAGGGTAGGCCGTAGGCCGTACAGAGTTCGCGCAAGACGTCATAGCCGGCCAGGATGAACTCCGCGCCGCGCTCGATGACGACGGGCTGGGCGTCGATGTCCAAGGTGTCTGACCACACCCGGCCGCCGACCCGGTCGCGTGCTTCGAAGACCTGTACCGGATAACCGTTTCGGCTCAGGTGCACAGCTGCAGACAAGCCGGCGAAGCCCGCGCCGATGATCGCGATGCGGGTGGCGTTCGAGGCAGAGTGGCCGCGGTCCATGAAGCAGTTCCTTCCACAACGTTGGTCCCAATGCGGTGGCAGGCTTATGCCGGCCGAGCTGTGCTGCTGTCCGAGTGTGAACGGCGACCCTGGTCCGCGACATCGTGCCGATTGACAACGCTGGCTGTGGTGTCCGTACACCGGTATGACAGGTTGCGCGGATTCCGCATCACCCCCGGGGCTCGTACTCAAGTACGACACCGTTGCCCAGTGTCGTCATTCTGACGAATAGTGCTGTCTTCGTTCGATACGCAGACTCGCCTAGTCCTTT from Mycolicibacterium sp. YH-1 harbors:
- a CDS encoding RidA family protein, giving the protein MATETQIEIRRSPFTWAVNAEYSQAARIGDLVYTAGQGGFGDDGELVSLEFTTQTRQALRNVEAALAGHGAGLDSVIKMTVHVANPAHYALFQQVRREFFQAPWPASTAVSSQLLVEGMLVEIEAIAAVDAKRTYIA
- a CDS encoding FAD-dependent oxidoreductase, whose product is MSTRIDFPTLFSPLDVGPMRLKNRIFSSGHDTVMADHGEVTDQLVAYHSARAEGGVGLIVMQVAGIHETARYTSHVLMITDDSCIPGYRRLAQAVHEHDCKLISQIFHPGREIMESQDGALPVALAPSAVPNERFRVMPRAVDVELLREIIDGYASGALRLKKAGLDGVEIVASHGYLPAQFLNPHINRRDDEYGGSLQNRVRMLRETIAAVRAAVGPDFVVGVRISADEHSFDRTSEDDVLETCRILDADGLIDYLSVTAGTSASLGGSTHIVAPMRFEAAYTAASAALVKKEVAVPVFVAGRINQPHEAEMVLAAQQADACAMTRALICDPEMPVKAATNRVDEIRACIACNQACIGHFHLGYPISCIQRPETGRELEYGRLLTAVMPKKIMIVGAGPAGMKAAVVAARRGHRVSLYEAAGRMGGQVLLAERLPHRAEFGGAATNLISEVTSLGIDVHTRVTVDVDLVYRERPDVVIVATGATPYRPALELDDALPVFEAWDVITTNAAGLPKGRIVIADWRCDWTGLGVAELIARSGGRRVTLCVNGYAAGETIQQYTRNVMLGAVYEANVEIVTNVRLYGADEDTVYLQNTLTAQPVIIEEAAALVLAMGHRQQDSLYHQLKSAGVDVRAIGDCQSPRTVEEATLEGLKVAAAL
- a CDS encoding NAD(P)/FAD-dependent oxidoreductase, with product MDRGHSASNATRIAIIGAGFAGLSAAVHLSRNGYPVQVFEARDRVGGRVWSDTLDIDAQPVVIERGAEFILAGYDVLRELCTAYGLPLADSGMSYYVRETPELPAVTTQTLATFGARAIDAARNLTRPISVADLLDTLNDDPENRAALQARIEISAAVGAEVLDSSGILFNVGSTEPAQSWRIAGGNQRLAHALAAEVADRITLACPVTAITATDEGVTVSTDQGGHPFDYVIVAVPFILLQQHAIEIDLPAWKRAALSHLVQGNAAKLHLPLRSAPSTSAVMSVRDRFWTWTANDGDARVSPVLNCFGGHLGFLNRLQVEHGPQTWAQRARQLRPDLEFHDTDATLTAWHLDPWARGAYANHAPDFCSADADALERPVGNIFFAGEYTDPDNTGLMEGALRSGRRAAEQIHHATAAGD
- a CDS encoding NAD-dependent succinate-semialdehyde dehydrogenase, which translates into the protein MSVYEVTDPATGEVVRHYPTATDDVIEQALATADRTYRQWSTTSTVDDRAALLRRVADLHRTRKDALAQIIRREMGKPLDQAVGEVEFSAAIYGFYAENAAHFLADEHIELIEGHGSAFVRRRALGVLLGIMPWNYPYYQVARFAGPNLVLGNTILLKHAPQCPESAAALHQIFGDAGFPEGAYVNIYATNDQIADVIADPRVQGVSLTGSEKAGAAVAEIAGRNLKKVVLELGGSDPFIVLSTDDIDRTVQAAVAGRLENTGQACNAAKRIIVAANIYDEFLAKFTAAVLAQTDGLAPLSSVSAAERLAEQVDRAVADGARLATVGQRNGAFFPPGVLTDVSPHSKSYREEFFGPVAAVYKVADEDEAVAVANDTPFGLGSYLYTTDAEQAQRVADRLEAGMVFINAVGAEGAELPFGGVKRSGFGRELGRYGIDEFVNKKLIRIG
- a CDS encoding PucR family transcriptional regulator — its product is MRQLGSRTIAGVGGLDHKVVWAHSCELDDPWQWLAADELLMTTGMCIPPDRRQQVEFIQKLSQAGIAGIAIGDDLKAPPLSPAMLAEADALDFPVLIVSHATPFSALGRAVAVAAQSEQVSRIARLSRLYEVARSATLVETTLLQRLSEELAYEMHVVDVEFGTEVLGGVAPLSARVIAQLCGRVADTFERLPARLTFTEGSASVTAWALPTHRRCMLVTIGGSDVDVDVFGLLHAQGLIAIEVERATREREHSDETGSVLLLQIVDGTVGSDAAQPRLEQAGIADQKWIAISFDATHLRRARTMLGDRATQTLSCVIGEEGFVVLTAADSDPCIELLSSHIPNLGVSASTSTVQRLPDSLRQARWALQAARADGSAVAEYSTAAPLFLPRTITDAHFAARAVLGELMDHDEASQPQLIETLETFLSLDRSWSATAAKLMIHRQTLAHRLKRIEALTGRSTKSSADIASFWMALVALRISRGTLRG
- a CDS encoding TetR/AcrR family transcriptional regulator, giving the protein MLPAQDPRGPPMARMLDDSVREEQRQRLLDSAIRAIGKSGFDSVRLRDIAAEAGVTTGMIQYYFDSRQSFLVAALEKVGLDQIDSWSQICEVEADPWQRLTLLIAACADPNQDVAVERSTAWVEFCACACRHTELREILTAVNQRWRDVVLDTIRLGRVSGAFRPVLDDETIADAIVALLDGCEMSIGSQAGLVTSDAARAVATAVAEQLLNRATH